In Schizosaccharomyces osmophilus chromosome 1, complete sequence, the genomic window TGTTAgtatatttaaaaagatCCTTGCAAACGAGcattcctttctttgtcCTCTATCACTCTTTTTAGCTTTATTCTCATCTTTCATAATGTCAGTGAGTCCTACTTCCATTCCTATTCTTCCTTAGTTACtacttaatttatttatgaatCTAAATTATGCAACATTTCCATTTTAAGGATTCATACATGAACacaattttattcatttatttGTACACACAAAGGAAATTCACAGGCGTTATGCAACTAAAATAGAACAAAAACCAATCATAAAGGCGCTTAGGCAATGTAGGTAGAAGCACTGACATTACCACCACGGCCGGTCCAGTTGAGGTGGACATCCTTGTCAGCGGGAAGAGACTCGTCAGCTTCTTCAGGCAAGACACGGAAAGTATGAGCACCAAAGTAGTCACGTTGGGCTTGCAACAAACCAGCGGGCAAGACAGAGCTACGGTAACCGTCGTAGAAAGCAAGACCAGCAGAAGTGGCAGGAGTGGGGATACCCAAGAGAGCGGCTTGGGAAACAACACGGCGCCAGCCGTCTTGAGACTTGTGGATGGCATCAGTGAAGAAGGGGTGGAAGAGAATAGATTCGAGCTTGGGGTCTTCACGGAAAGCTTCAGTGATATCCTTGAGGAAAACGGAGCGAATAATGCAACCACCACGCCACATCAAAGCGATACCAGCATTGTTGAGCTTCCAGCCGTATTCCTTAGCAGCTTCACGCATAAGCATGAAACCTTGGGCATAAGAGATAATCTTGGAGGCATACAAAGCATCCTCCAAATCATTGATGATTTGTTGCTTGTCACCAGTGAACTTGTTGGTGGGACCAGGGAGCTTCTCGGAGGCACGAAGACGTTCACTCTTCAAGGAGGAAAGGCTACGAGCGAAGACGGCTTCAGAAATCAAAGTAACGGGGGTACCCATTTCCAAAGCGTTTTGACCGGTCCACTTACCGGTACCCTTTTGGCCAGCGGCATCGACGATCTTTTCAACGACGGACTTGCCATCGTTGGCCTTGAAACTCAAGACATCACGGGTGATTTCAATCAAGAAAGAGTCGAGCTTACCCTTGTTCcacttttcaaaaatggaaacGATTTCGTCGATGGACAAACCAAGACCACGCTTGAGGATGTCATAAGTTTCGCAAATCAATTGCATATCACCGTACTCAATACCGTTGTGAACCATCTTGACATAGTGACCAGCACCTTGTTCACCAACCCAATCGCAGCAAGGCTCGTTGTCACCGGCCTTGGCGGCAAGAGATTGGAAAATGGGCTT contains:
- the gnd1 gene encoding phosphogluconate dehydrogenase, decarboxylating, with amino-acid sequence MSQTAVWYGTPLPDIDDVLLGSVIYFGLIGLAVMGQNLILNGADKGFTVCAFNRTVSKVDNFMDNEAKGKSIVGARSVEEFVSKLKKPRVAILLVKAGPAVDSFIDMLLPHLEDGDIIIDGGNSHYPDTTRRCEELAKKNILFVGSGVSGGEEGARHGPSLMPGGNPAAWPRIKPIFQSLAAKAGDNEPCCDWVGEQGAGHYVKMVHNGIEYGDMQLICETYDILKRGLGLSIDEIVSIFEKWNKGKLDSFLIEITRDVLSFKANDGKSVVEKIVDAAGQKGTGKWTGQNALEMGTPVTLISEAVFARSLSSLKSERLRASEKLPGPTNKFTGDKQQIINDLEDALYASKIISYAQGFMLMREAAKEYGWKLNNAGIALMWRGGCIIRSVFLKDITEAFREDPKLESILFHPFFTDAIHKSQDGWRRVVSQAALLGIPTPATSAGLAFYDGYRSSVLPAGLLQAQRDYFGAHTFRVLPEEADESLPADKDVHLNWTGRGGNVSASTYIA